In the genome of Takifugu rubripes chromosome 18, fTakRub1.2, whole genome shotgun sequence, one region contains:
- the znf800b gene encoding zinc finger protein 800b yields the protein MVKAHKSAGRKSSHCHRTQSAGPAEMEEDPIQPDLQGPSQEEASGKAEPPPAQAPPHTSAPASPSSLDQEEALTKAQEEGLSACQSQSKLLWKPIPPLLPEAHAKTKDQSCQTEEQSSAHNTGACGEPGDPPLLQQPLQTSKSGIQQIIECFRSGTAQLKHMLLREVDTIFECKLCRSLFRGLPNLITHKEYYCLTRLPEYDGSPGDDRQSVAVKDLLDAIYPRSDKPDYVVRLEPIQTSTKAVFQYITTEEELARYPSRTPSARESPVTCEGETVEGPEDNQPNQQAGAESHGSPGQYRGQRRWEAEEESKAEQTQHEDEGSTSGVEDVTISCCLCGQDFNSRRSIRRHCRKMHQTKLEELRKFTETRTVPTSLLSMVKGRPRTLSTPTGKSCPVCLKSFATKANVRRHFDEVHRGLRRDTITPSIASQPGPPFSLEATPPRKNNSSSSSSASPMRGPNAKTTPLNSKAPPSQNQPKTQSQVSASSQASPASCRCTLCKRNYSSQLMLKRHMRIVHKVYSLKSNRSPAATSSTAPAAQNSGSSSGAAASGSNDINVKEEVVETSDEDEDEDVDSSPAPSPSDSTGTAKGVPATQSAAKVKDEEPPPSPKTAPPPPPAPSRSSNALTSGVPSKMTKLSVGFDFKQLYCKLCKRQFSSRQNLTKHIELHTDGNDIFIKFYRCPLCRYESRRKRDVLRHVTVVHKKSSAYLAKIMPKLESRAVKRLAEVVLSSTSGNKRTGGNVKEEVNGRQASSSPSSSSPSPPVTRKQEGSAATPSTSAGVASPSHVPSSVARKQQDASPPPAPASTPVTRKQERQQTHRPVSPPLTRRSEKHQRNSSRAASPGAQPPHTRRNDAQSDGGGSSSTEVRVTKNFSLHACDQCGRAFAKKLYLESHKRSHRNAPTAAANRRKGVSTRSKSMAW from the exons ATGGTGAAGGCCCACAAGTCCGCCGGGAGGAAGAGCTCGCACTGTCACCGCACACAG AGTGCTGGTCcggcagagatggaggaggatcCCATCCAGCCAGACCTCCAGGGTCCGTCGCAGGAGGAGGCCTCCGGAAAAGCAGAACCGCCTCCCGCTCAAGCCCCGCCCCACACCTCAGCTCCGGCTTCACCGTCCAGTTTGGACCAGGAGGAAGCTCTGACCAAAGCCCAGGAAGAGGGTCTTTCTGCCTGCCAGTCCCAGTCCAAGCTGCTGTGGAAGCCcattcctcctctgctgcccgaGGCTCACGCCAAGACCAAAGACCAGAGCTGTCAGACCGAGGAGCAGTCCAGCGCTCACAACACAG GTGCCTGTGGGGAGCCCGGAGaccctcctctgctccagcagccCCTGCAGACCTCCAAATCTGGGATCCAGCAGATCATCGAGTGCTTCCGTTCAG GAACTGCTCAGCTCAAACACATGCTGCTGAGGGAAGTGGACACCATCTTTGAATGTAAGCTGTGCAGGAGTCTGTTCAGAGGCCTGCCCAACCTCATCACACACAAGGAGTACTACTGCCTGACCCGGCTGCCTGAATATGACG GTTCACCGGGGGACGACAGGCAGAGCGTAGCCGTGAAGGATTTACTGGATGCTATATATCCCAGATCGGATAAACCCGATTACGTCGTGCGGCTGGAGCCTATTCAGACCAGCACTAAGGCTGTGTTCCAGTACAtcaccacagaggaggagctggccagATATCCATCACGCACACCCAG TGCCAGAGAGAGTCCGGTAACTTGTGAAGGAGAGACCGTGGAGGGTCCGGAAGACAACCAGCCGAATCAGCAGGCCGGGGCAGAGAGCCACGGCAGCCCCGGACAGTATcgaggacagaggagatgggaggCCGAGGAGGAGTCGAAGGCGGAGCAGACGCAGCATGAAGACGAGGGCTCCACCAGCGGG GTGGAAGACGTGACCATCTCCTGCTGCTTGTGCGGTCAGGACTTCAACTCGAGGCGCAGCATCCGACGCCACTGCCGCAAGATGCACCAGACCAAACTGGAGGAGCTCCGGAAGTTCACGGAGACGCGGACGGTTCCCACCAGCCTGCTGTCCATGGTGAAAG GTCGCCCAAGGACGCTCAGCACACCCACGGGAAAGTCCTGCCCAGTGTGCCTCAAATCCTTCGCCACTAAAGCCAACGTGCGGCGTCACTTTGACGAGGTGCACCGCGGCCTACGGAGGGACACCATCACGCCCAGCATCGCCTCACAGCCTGGCCCGCCCTTTTCCCTGGAGGCCACGCCCCCCAggaagaacaacagcagcagcagcagcagcgcctcaCCGATGCGAGGCCCCAACGCCAAGACCACCCCGCTGAATTCCAAAGCCCCTCCCAGCCAAAACCAGCCCAAAACTCAGAGTCAGGTCTCGGCGTCTTCGCAGGCGAGCCCTGCGTCATGCCGCTGCACGCTCTGCAAGAGGAACTACAGCTCCCAG ctcaTGCTAAAGAGACACATGCGCATTGTCCACAAAGTGTACAGCTTGAAGAGCAACAGGTCGCCTGCAGCAACAAGCTCGACCGCGCCAGCGGCCCAgaacagcggcagcagcagcggcgccgctgcgaGCGGCAGCAACGACATCAACGTaaaagaggaagtggtggaaaCCTCAGACGAAGACGAAGacgaggacgtggacagcagcccCGCCCCGTCTCCTAGCGACAGCACCGGGACAGCGAAGGGCGTTCCTGCGACGCAAAGCGCGGCGAAGGTGAAGGACGAAGAGCCCCCGCCCAGCCCAAAGACGGCGCCGCCTCCGCCGCCGGCGCCCTCCCGCAGCAGCAACGCGCTCACCTCGGGAGTTCCCTCCAAAATGACCAAGCTGTCGGTGGGTTTCGACTTCAAGCAGCTCTACTGTAAACTCTGCAAGCGCCAGTTCAGCTCGCGGCAGAACCTGACCAAACACATCGAGCTGCACACGGACGGCAACGACATCTTCATCAAGTTCTACCGCTGCCCGCTCTGCCGCTACGAGTCGCGCCGCAAGCGCGACGTCCTGCGCCACGTCACGGTCGTCCACAAAAAGTCCTCGGCCTACCTCGCCAAGATCATGCCCAAGCTGGAGAGCCGGGCGGTGAAGAGGCTGGCGGAGGTCGtcctcagcagcaccagcggCAACAAGAGGACGGGCGGCAACGTCAAAGAGGAAGTGAACGGGCGCCAGGCGTCTtcgtccccctcctcctcttcgccCTCGCCTCCTGTCACTCGCAAGCAGGAGGGTTCCGCGGCGACTCCGTCCACCTCTGCGGGCGTTGCTTCGCCCTCGCACGTTCCCTCATCCGTCGCCCGCAAGCAGCAGgacgcctcgccgccgccgGCCCCGGCGTCCACCCCCGTCACCCGTAAGCAGGAGAGGCAACAGACGCACCGTCCCGTCAGCCCGCCGCTGACTCGCCGCAGCGAAAAGCACCAGCGGAACTCCTCCCGCGCCGCCTCGCCCGGCGCCCAGCCGCCCCACACACGGCGGAACGACGCCCAGTCCGACGGCGGCGGGTCGTCGTCCACCGAAGTCCGAGTGACCAAGAACTTCTCGCTGCACGCCTGCGACCAGTGCGGACGCGCCTTCGCCAAAAAG CTCTATCTGGAGTCTCACAAGCGAAGTCACCGCAACGCACCGACCGCGGCGGCGAACAGGCGGAAAGGAGTCAGCACCCGCTCCAAATCTATGGCCTGGTGA